GGcgaaatcaaaaaacaccctccaggcggttctgcccgaatcacctagagtctcgggggctactgtcggggacctaataccggggtaccccagaaggtggaaccgataaccaccgaacgtaaaaaacttctggacgcataagggcgccatgtcatcctttgttcgaatgacaggagttcggttccgcctcgcccgacacccttgggacgggctcggtctcgcccgaggaccgagggataaactccgtctcgcccgacgccttgaggacgggctcggtctcgcccgagggctgagggatgagttccgtctcgcccgatcccagaggggtggggtcagcctcacccgacgcctttgtgggataaccctgcctcgccccaaaggctcaaggctaatctccgtctcgcccgacgcctatagggcgggctcggtctcgcccgaaggctaagggatagattccgcctcgcccgatcccggagggatagggttagtctcgcccaagagatagggactggcctccgtctcatccgacggcccagaacgagcctcgccctgatcgatatctatccctcataacgatgggtacaggacgagacaagacgttcgggtcaaccatggctccaacgaccataccctgcaccctgacaggaaaagaactgccagggaacgacaggactgacgctttagacccttccgggcgccgcagagcccaaaaggtattacaggtacgtgcacctcactctgtagagttgtaggcgccgccttcagctctgggacacggaacccaacgaagatatacgacaaccgctacactccaagaacggatttgctatctccacgaacgacggatactccgtcaccgcgctgtggacccgaggaagCGGGGGGGggcctcttcccgacccctcaggtcctccaagtcagagagccttggccacggcgctacaccggaccccgaccccgaattctcccaacaggaatcatgggaaccagaaggcgtgtggagcaaggctgggggaggcccctaagtcaaaaccactgtactacagcccataccctgggggcagcatgctgtgactgatctgacatcctacagagatattgacgacatcataagcacttatcttccttcgcactcatcagaatggaggacctgaccaggtagacatgagccacaaggctaagtagagtacgcatcctggagctctcacccttgtaaagccagccccttcatctataaaaggggaggcatgtcctccatcaaacggggggaaaaaataggaccgaacaatagaacgcactcacacacattcaagcagctacgaagctcttgaccacctttcaatccttcgatcagagacttgggagcagtccctctctcggcagtttgtatcccttactacagatcgtttacggtgctaataacacaagcagcaacaaactggacgtagggacgttccgcccgaaccaatataattcctgtgtcctttagcgcaccatccgaacctaacgcgcattactataaatttacttgccggtgcttgtacgaaacaccgacagtgtcGTTAAAAGGGGTAGGCGCACAACCGAGTAGATGTGAAATACCTGCGCGGGAGATTGAACTTCGAGCGAAATATTGAGCCCAATAAAACAAACAGTCACCAGGCCCAATCCTCCCGTCCACCCACACAGTCATGCCGCCGAAGCCACTGCTCCAACCCCGCGTACCTACGCCGCCCAAGCCGTCGCTCCAGCCGCACGCCGTCGAAGGCCGACGGAGACAGCGCCACCCAGTCATCGCCGCCCTAGCCCGCCGTCGCCCTAGCTTCCACCCGCCCCAGCCCAATGTCGCCCCAGCATCCCGCCACCCTAGGCCACGGCCCCAGACCCCGCCGCCCAAGGGACGGCCGCTGCCGCAGCCCTCCATCGCCCCAGCTCCCCGCCGCCCCAGCTTGTCATCGCCCCAGCATCCCGCCACCCCAGGCTGTGGCCCTAGACCCCGCCGCCCAAGGGATGGCCACCACCGCAGCCCTAGGCCACCGCCGATGAGCAAGAGGGCTACCACCGCTGCATCCCTGTTCCCCTCTGCATCCAGGTGCATCACCTCGGCATCCCTTTCCTTCCATCCCATTCCCTTGTGTGCAAGGGTTTGGGGATAACTAATTTTCTTGTACTTTTTTCTTGGTGGCAGAAAGGACGAGACAAATGTGAGAAAGGACTGAAAGATTCAAGGTTTGTGTTGCTTCTCTTGCCAAACTTTCATTCAATCTAGATCCACATCTCTTCCCCTCTATGGAGAAGGAACCCGATTTAGATGCGATGTTTACTTCTTTAGTTGATTTTGCAGAGGAATCAGCTGGATTCAATATCTTGTACACATCACAATCCATCACTTGCATGTAAGTTTTGTTGTGCCGGATCTACAACTTATTTCAAGTATTAAGACAAAATTCACACTAATGGCAATTCATAGTCATTTTACTTTAGTCCTTTATGCGAAAAACATGATGTGACTATTCTATATAAAAAAGAGAGAAGGGAATCAATTGAACTTTAAGCTGCAAGTGCAAGTATACGTTAGTCTTGGGACTATTGAAATGCATACATGTGTCCTCGTTGCAAAAAGACCAGTTCTGAGTTTTTCTTTCTTGTGCATGTTGATTAATATCCAATAAGGAAGCACTAAAGGATTCAACTCTTCGATTTTTCTTTGTACACAAGTCGTCATGAACTGTAGATTGAAAGTAAGTTTTCTTGTGCTCAGGTTTTCGCCTTATCTGTATGGCCTTGTGTGATTAATTAGCGTTGATAATATTATCTATAGGGAGCACGTGCAAGTTGGCCTTCTAGTCTTCATATGCTCTTCTACTGCCATTGCTTGATTGGTATGCTCCTTTTCTTATGAACTTTGTCTCTCCATTTGGCATAGAATTGCAGGTTGTGTGTGATCTGTGATGTGATGATTTTAGTTTCGAAAAACTAGACTAAATTTCCCCTATAGATCCTGTTGATAGCTTGTGGTGAGACGATTTTTTAGTATCAAGTGTGgtgaaattgatttaattttttAGCATCAAGTGTGCTGATCTTGTCATGCATGTGCTCTCTTGTTTATCTTCTCTCTATGCGATTTGTTTGTACATATTGCCAAGTTTGTCCCATTTTCTTATCAAGTTTAGTCAGTGATAAGATGGGGAATATATGCATGCTTTCTGCGGAACTTATTGTATTGAAGGATGTATTTGACATTGAACTTTACTTGTACTGGTAACTGACTGCTGGCATTGTTTTGAAAGAATGCTTGTATATTCTCAATAGCTGGACTCTTCAGCTTAGCGATGCCAAACACGTTTGAATTATGAGTTTACAACAGCCTAATAAATCAAAGAATTGATAAGACCACCTTATATCCTGTTCAGTCTCACAGCTTCTCATTCAGTCACCAAAGTTCACAATGAACTACCTGTACATTGGGTGTAAAATACTATTTCACTTCATATGTTCAAGAATGGTTTTCTGACATTGCCATTTGGTTGACCTTTTTAGACTGACAATGCCACCAGTCTAGACGAACGAAAAAAAAAGGTTGTTCTAAGAAAAACACCAATCTTGGACAGTGAACATTGCATCCTCTTTTTAGATTACATGATTTTTTGTACTCGCTTGCTTCATCTCTTTTAAAGCGGGCATCATCTTGAATAGTGTTTCAGCCATAACAGTgttttataatccgtacttttcggcTTGTCTTTTTCACCCTTCAATGCATATTAGCCGGGAGAAGTTTGAAGTTATCACCTCTGAATGTTCCTTTAAGTAAGTGCTTACTATACCTTGTGCTTTCAACTGCAGAAAGAGTTTTCCTAGTTACTTGCAGGAGGGTATGCTTGAGGCCATCTCAATTCAGGCATTGGCTCAGGTAAGTTCACCTGTTATACTTATTTTTTTTTGATATTATGGTGCTGAATTTGTAATTAGCTTGTACTGTCCAACTGCACAAAACAGTGTTGGCTTCTCAATGTGAAAAGGCAACATTGTCAGTAAAGAGGAGACTAGCCTGTGAGCAAGTTAGTTATTTTTCTCAGGTCAGTATTGCATAACACAGTCCTACAATTGACATTTTCTTCAGTTTTTTCAGCGTCTAACAATATTGCTACTTATTTAATTGGTTAGATGTATACCACCTTTTCAAGGCAGAGTTTGTGATGTACTAGGATAATGATTTAGGGGATCGACCAAGTTTGCACTTCTTGATATGCTCATATTCACTTTGTCAATTTAGCTATATATACTATGGGAATTTTAATTGGAAAAAGGGGTGTGGATGTGCTGTCAAGAATTTGAATCTGCACGGAAACAGGCCTTCTTTTGTAGTGTCATCTAGTGCATTCTTGTGTAcagctagtatatatatatatatattccatgtgctCAGTTAAGATTGACATCA
This sequence is a window from Miscanthus floridulus cultivar M001 chromosome 10, ASM1932011v1, whole genome shotgun sequence. Protein-coding genes within it:
- the LOC136488489 gene encoding alpha carbonic anhydrase 8-like, which encodes MPPKPLLQPRVPTPPKPSLQPHAVEGRRRQRHPVIAALARRRPSFHPPQPNVAPASRHPRPRPQTPPPKGRPLPQPSIAPAPRRPSLSSPQHPATPGCGPRPRRPRDGHHRSPRPPPMSKRATTAASLFPSASRKSFPSYLQEGMLEAISIQALAQASQSQRRSGTQK